A single genomic interval of Lathyrus oleraceus cultivar Zhongwan6 chromosome 7, CAAS_Psat_ZW6_1.0, whole genome shotgun sequence harbors:
- the LOC127103601 gene encoding pectinesterase inhibitor 2, which translates to MNRIETNFKMIRFSFFVVIFLVSVTSSYTIKVVDVDAICKQTNDVSFCTNLLNSKPGGVGQDLVSLAQYTLDVVRSNTTNTIILIQRLIAQTGRDVEAQIPYKKCLSYFKDIIHTIHYFGDMLKIREYDEMFHSADRITSYIDYCLNGGGPDEPPYHGSPMVPKNANILNQVVVIISVIIHKLE; encoded by the coding sequence ATGAATAGAATTGAGACAAACTTTAAGATGATACGTTTCTCTTTCTTTGTGGTGATTTTTCTTGTTTCAGTTACATCCTCCTATACAATCAAAGTTGTGGACGTGGATGCTATTTGCAAACAAACAAATGATGTTTCATTTTGTACGAACCTTCTGAATTCAAAGCCTGGCGGTGTAGGTCAAGATCTTGTGAGCCTTGCACAATACACTCTTGATGTGGTTCGTTCCAACACCACCAACACCATCATTCTAATCCAACGGTTAATCGCACAAACTGGTAGGGATGTTGAGGCACAAATTCCTTACAAGAAATGTTTATCTTATTTTAAGGATATTATTCATACTATTCACTATTTTGGTGATATGTTGAAGATTAGAGAATATGACGAGATGTTTCATTCTGCGGATCGTATAACATCTTATATTGATTATTGTCTAAATGGAGGTGGTCCTGATGAACCTCCGTATCATGGTAGTCCTATGGTGCCaaaaaatgcaaatattcttaaTCAAGTTGTTGTTATAATAAGTGTTATCATACATAAACTTGAGTGA